A part of Zonotrichia leucophrys gambelii isolate GWCS_2022_RI chromosome 7, RI_Zleu_2.0, whole genome shotgun sequence genomic DNA contains:
- the SLC40A1 gene encoding solute carrier family 40 member 1, producing the protein MARAAEPEGRRRGGSVIAYFTSAKFLLYLGHALSTWGDRMWHFAVSVFLVELYGNSLLLTAVYGLVVAGSVLLLGALIGDWVDKNSRLKVAQTSLIVQNSSVILCGVILMIIFLFKTQLLTLYHGWLLTLCYILVITIANIANLASTATAITIQRDWIVVVAGEDRSKLADMNATIRRIDQLTNILAPMAVGQIMTFGSPMIGCGFISGWNLMSMCVEYLLLWKVYQKTPTLAHKSAKVEASELKPLNVKKESDMKPAEGVQLIIEKDVAGFEPQPEKEVGCAARIAEPFITFRDGWVAYYNQPVFLAGMGLAFLYMTVLGFDCITTGYAYTQGLSGSVLSLLMGASAVTGIMGTVAFTWLRRKCGLIRTGLISGVAQFACLILCVVSVFMPGSPMDLTVSPFADISARLFENEPLPTIASPESEMIFATGMPNLLNGSIAPADSDPEMSPEPVPLISVSLLFAGVIAARVGLWSFDLTVTQLLQENVIESERGIINGVQNSMNYLLDLLHFIMVILAPNPEAFGLLVLISVSFVAMGHIMYFRFAQKSLGKQLFVCHTPDPKTAPDSSPPGNTSTV; encoded by the exons GGAGATCGGATGTGGCattttgctgtgtctgtgttccTGGTTGAACTTTATGGCAACAGCTTGCTCCTCACTGCGGTCTATGGCCTGGTTGTGGCGGGATCAGTTCTTCTCCTGGGAGCCCTTATTGGAGACTGGGTGGACAAGAACTCCAGGCTCAAAG TGGCCCAGACATCCTTGATTGTGCAGAATTCATCTGTCATCCTGTGTGGTGTTATCCTGATGATTATCTTCTTGTTTAAGACACAGCTCTTGACATTATACCATGGATGGCTTCTT ACATTGTGCTATATCCTGGTTATCACAATAGCAAATATTGCCAATTtggccagcactgccacagcgATCACAATTCAGAGGGACTGGATTGTTGTGGTTGCAGGGGAAGACAGAAGCAAACTGGCAG ATATGAATGCCACAATAAGAAGAATTGATCAGCTGACCAATATCTTGGCCCCAATGGCTGTTGGTCAGATAATGACATTTGGCTCCCCCATGATTGGCTGTGGATTCATTTCTGGCTGGAACCTGATGTCCATGTGTGTTGAAtatctgctgctctggaaggtTTATCAGAAAACCCCTACTCTGGCTCACAAATCTGCAAAAGTTGAAGCGTCAGAACTGAAACCGCTGAATGTAAagaaag AGAGTGACATGAAACCTGCTGAAGGAGTGCAGCTCATTATTGAGAAAGATGTAGCTGGCTTTGAGCCCCAGCCGGAGAAGGAAGTCGGCTGCGCTGCCCGGATTGCCGAACCTTTCATAACCTTCCGGGACGGATGGGTTGCGTACTACAACCAGCCGGTGTTCCTTGCAGGCATGGGCCTTGCATTCCTCTATATGACTGTTCTGGGATTCGATTGTATCACTACAGGCTATGCATACACTCAGGGGCTGagtggctctgtgctgagcctCCTCATGGGTGCCTCGGCAGTCACTGGAATCATGGGAACGGTCGCTTTCACTTGGCTCCGGCGCAAATGTGGCCTCATTCGCACGGGCCTGATTTCTGGAGTCGCTCAGTTTGCGTGTCTGATCTTATGTGTCGTCTCTGTATTTATGCCTGGAAGCCCTATGGATCTGACTGTCTCTCCATTTGCTGACATCAGTGCCAGGCTGTTTGAAAATGAGCCATTGCCTACTATAGCGTCTCCAGAATCTGAAATGATTTTTGCAACTGGAATGCCCAACTTGTTAAACGGGTCTATTGCTCCTGCTGACAGTGACCCAGAGATGAGTCCTGAGCCTGTGCCTTTAATCTCTGTTAGTCTCCTGTTTGCAGGAGTCATTGCTGCTAGAGTTG GCCTTTGGTCCTTTGATTTGACTGTCACACAGTTACTCCAAGAAAACGTCATAGAATCTGAAAGAGGCATCATAAATGGTGTCCAAAACTCCATGAATTATCTTCTTGACTTGCTGCACTTCATCATGGTCATCTTGGCCCCAAACCCTGAAGCTTTTGGCTTATTGGTGCttatttctgtgtcttttgtTGCAATGGGCCACATAATGTACTTCAGATTTGCCCAAAAAAGCTTGGGAAAACAACTTTTTGTTTGTCACACTCCTGATCCCAAAACAGCCCCTGACAGTTCACCACCTGGTAACACATCTACTGTCTGA